In Salvelinus namaycush isolate Seneca chromosome 20, SaNama_1.0, whole genome shotgun sequence, the following proteins share a genomic window:
- the LOC120065689 gene encoding CXXC-type zinc finger protein 1-like isoform X4 yields MDSEVSDFEPAPGLVSSMEGEKAPVYCICRKPDINCFMIGCDNCNEWFHGNCINLTEKMAKAIRQWYCLRCQDDNPSLEIKYRPKKSREKEAESQREPERHFERQNSTPDYTSEKRRGSNVKRSARMCGECEPCLRTEDCATCDFCKDMKKFGGPNKIRQKCRFRQCDVRARKMLRVKDEEFNLRERRDNSYHRRRRYSDDYDSEAELYEKYKAAGYDENMPWLSNEDDGPPFSPVLRKKAVKVKHVKRRANKFDKKESRRHKQKQKHKDKLRHNNKGDARDGGQRQCLGPSCVEAARANSKYCSEECGIKLAANRIFEILPQRIQQWQQSPCVAEEQGKKQLERIRRDQQNARIRLTDMEKRFHELEGIIAKAKQQVVQQDEEANEGDNEETDLLIFCVSCSHPINPKVALRHMERCYAKSNKTVLRCVQSPEQDLLQEASGLVPRAFQGPKGPRG; encoded by the exons GACAGTGAAGTGTCAGACTTCGAGCCTGCACCGGGGCTTGTGAGCAGTATGGAGGGGGAGAAGGCACCGGTGTACTGCATTTGTCGAAAACCTGACATCAATTGCTTCATGAT TGGTTGTGACAATTGCAATGAGTGGTTTCATGGTAACTGCATCAATCTCACAGAGAAGATGGCCAAAGCTATCAGGCAGTGGTACTGCCTGCGATGCCAAG ACGACAACCCATCATTGGAGATAAAATACCGTCCAAAGAAGAGCCGTGAAAAGGaggcagagagccagagagagccagagagacatTTTGAAAGACAGAACAGCACTCCAGATTATACATCTGAAAAGCGCCGTGGATCAAAT GTTAAGCGCTCCGCTCGTATGTGTGGGGAGTGCGAGCCCTGCTTGAGGACTGAGGACTGTGCCACATGCGACTTCTGCAAGGATATGAAGAAATTTGGTGGTCCCAACAAAATAAGACAGAAGTGTCGATTTAGGCAGTGTGATGTCCGAGCCAGG AAAATGTTGCGTGTGAAGGATGAAGAGTTTAATTTGCGTGAAAGGAGGGACAATTCCTACCATCGGCGAAGACGATATTCAGATGACTACGATAGTGAGGCAGAACTCTACGAAAAGTACAAGGCGGCAGGATACGACGAAAACATG CCATGGCTCAGTAATGAGGATGACGGCCCTCCCTTCAGCCCTGTCCTGCGAAAGAAAGCTGTTAAGGTCAAGCATGTGAAGAGACGGGCAAATAAATTTGACAAA AAAGAGTCACGGCGGCACAAACAGAAGCAGAAGCACAAGGACAAACTTAGGCACAACAATAAGGGCGATGCCAGAGATGGAGGGCAGCGGCAGTGCCTCGGGCCCAGCTGTGTGGAGGCAGCACGAGCCAACTCCAAATACTGCTCAGAGGAATGTGGCATAAAGCTGGCTGCCAA CCGGATCTTTGAGATTCTCCCTCAGCGTATCCAGCAGTGGCAGCAGAGCCCCTGCGTCGCTGAGGAGCAGGGCAAGAAGCAACTGGAGCGGATCCGGAGGGATCAGCAGAACGCCCGCATACGCCTCACCGACATGGAGAAACGCTTCCACGAGCTGGAGGGCATCATTGCCAAGGCCAAGCAGCAGGTGGTACAGCAGGATGAGGAG GCGAATGAAGGGGATAATGAAGAAACAGATCTGTTGATTTTCTGTGTGTCCTGCAGTCATCCTATCAACCCAAAAGTGGCATTGCGACACATGGAGAGATGTTATGCTAAG